A genomic window from Companilactobacillus alimentarius DSM 20249 includes:
- a CDS encoding 2-oxo acid dehydrogenase subunit E2, translated as MAYKFKLPELGEGMAEGEISSWLVKEGDSVKEDDSLVEIQNDKSVEELPSPVSGTIKQIVAKEGETVEVGDTLIVIDDGSPDTGDDEPAKADDKKEEAPEKDEKSASEPAKETATATGSADTNYLAMPSVRQYARDKGVDLSKVTPSGKHGQITKADVDSFDSSAAPKSSADSATAPAAAPNKVTPYVSATPELETREKMSMTRKAIAKAMLNSKRTAPHVTSFDDVEVSALMANRKKYKAIAADKDIHLTFLPYIAKALVAVLKAYPELNASIDDSTDEIVYKHYYNIGIATNTEHGLYVPNVKNVDSKGMFEIAKEITENSQAAYDNKLSHDKMSGGSITISNVGSIGGGWFTPVINYPEVAILGVGKIAKEPYVDDDGNIQVGKMLKLSLSYDHRLIDGALAQNALNLLKKLLHDPDMLLMEG; from the coding sequence GAAGATGACTCTTTAGTAGAAATCCAAAATGATAAATCAGTTGAAGAATTACCTTCACCAGTTTCTGGTACTATTAAACAAATTGTTGCTAAGGAAGGGGAAACTGTTGAAGTTGGTGACACATTGATTGTCATTGATGATGGTTCTCCTGATACAGGTGATGATGAGCCTGCTAAAGCAGATGATAAAAAAGAGGAAGCTCCAGAAAAAGATGAGAAATCTGCTTCTGAACCTGCTAAAGAAACGGCAACTGCTACGGGTTCAGCCGATACAAATTATTTGGCTATGCCATCAGTTCGTCAGTATGCTCGTGATAAGGGCGTTGATCTTTCAAAAGTAACTCCTAGTGGTAAACATGGCCAAATCACAAAAGCAGATGTTGACTCATTTGATAGTTCAGCTGCACCAAAGAGTAGTGCTGATTCTGCCACTGCCCCAGCTGCTGCACCAAATAAAGTTACTCCATATGTCTCTGCTACACCAGAACTTGAAACACGTGAAAAGATGTCTATGACTAGAAAAGCCATTGCTAAAGCAATGCTCAATAGTAAACGCACCGCACCACATGTAACGAGTTTTGATGACGTTGAAGTAAGCGCTTTGATGGCTAACCGTAAGAAGTATAAGGCAATTGCTGCTGATAAGGATATTCATTTGACATTCTTACCATACATTGCCAAGGCTTTGGTTGCCGTATTGAAGGCTTATCCAGAATTGAATGCTTCAATTGATGATTCAACCGACGAAATCGTTTATAAACACTATTACAATATTGGTATTGCAACAAATACTGAACATGGACTATATGTTCCTAATGTTAAAAATGTTGATTCCAAGGGTATGTTTGAAATCGCCAAAGAAATCACTGAAAATTCACAGGCTGCTTATGACAATAAATTGAGTCACGACAAGATGTCTGGTGGTTCAATCACTATCAGTAATGTTGGTTCAATTGGTGGTGGCTGGTTCACTCCAGTTATCAATTATCCAGAAGTTGCTATTCTTGGTGTTGGTAAAATTGCTAAAGAGCCATATGTTGATGATGACGGCAATATCCAAGTTGGTAAGATGCTTAAATTGTCATTAAGTTACGATCATAGATTGATTGATGGTGCCTTGGCACAAAATGCCTTGAACCTCTTGAAGAAGTTGTTGCACGATCCAGATATGTTATTAATGGAGGGCTAG